Proteins encoded within one genomic window of Halodesulfurarchaeum formicicum:
- a CDS encoding glutamate-5-semialdehyde dehydrogenase → MSEYDTEAKVSAAESAALELAQTSNETRSDGLRAIADAILERESEILEANEKDVAEAEAMLEAGEYSQALVDRLKLDSTKLESIAEMVRSVADQEDPLGKTLAARELDQDLELYKVAVPIGVLGTVFESRPDALVQIAALSLKSGNSVILKGGSEALHSNRVLYDIIEEVTADIADGWVQLIEAHAEVDAVLEMDEQIDLLMPRGSTEFVQYIQDNTKIPVLGHTEGICHVYVDDAADLEMATDIAFDAKVQYPAVCNAVETLLVHEQVAESFLPEMVEQYESADVEVRGDERTREIVDVNAATASDWETEYGDLIISVKVVEELPEAIDHVNTYGSKHTESIVTENADSAAKFMQSIDASSVFHNASTRFADGYRYGLGAEVGISTGKIHARGPVGLEGLTTTKYYLEGDGQLVATYAGDNPRPFTHEEFDGEWVPGTRSRN, encoded by the coding sequence ATGAGTGAGTACGACACCGAAGCGAAAGTCAGTGCGGCGGAAAGTGCCGCTCTCGAACTGGCACAGACCTCGAATGAGACCCGCAGCGACGGACTGCGGGCGATCGCCGACGCCATTCTAGAACGCGAGTCCGAGATCCTCGAAGCGAACGAGAAAGACGTCGCCGAGGCCGAGGCGATGCTCGAGGCCGGGGAGTACAGTCAGGCACTCGTCGATCGACTGAAGCTCGATTCGACCAAGCTGGAGAGCATCGCTGAGATGGTACGCAGCGTCGCTGACCAGGAGGATCCGCTCGGCAAGACCCTGGCGGCACGCGAACTGGACCAGGACCTCGAACTCTACAAGGTCGCGGTCCCGATCGGCGTCCTCGGGACGGTCTTCGAGTCCCGTCCCGACGCGCTGGTGCAGATCGCCGCGCTCAGTCTGAAATCCGGCAACTCCGTCATCCTGAAGGGCGGTAGCGAGGCCCTGCACTCCAATCGGGTCCTCTATGACATCATCGAGGAGGTCACCGCGGACATCGCGGATGGCTGGGTCCAACTCATCGAGGCCCACGCCGAGGTCGATGCCGTTCTAGAGATGGACGAGCAGATCGACCTCCTGATGCCCCGGGGGAGCACCGAGTTCGTCCAGTACATCCAGGACAACACGAAGATCCCGGTGCTCGGCCACACCGAGGGGATCTGTCACGTCTACGTCGACGACGCGGCGGACCTGGAGATGGCGACCGACATCGCCTTCGACGCGAAGGTCCAGTATCCGGCCGTCTGTAACGCCGTCGAGACGCTACTGGTCCACGAACAGGTCGCCGAATCGTTCCTCCCCGAGATGGTCGAGCAGTACGAGTCCGCTGACGTGGAAGTTCGAGGCGACGAGCGAACTCGCGAGATCGTTGACGTGAACGCCGCCACCGCGAGCGACTGGGAGACCGAATACGGCGATTTAATCATCTCGGTCAAGGTGGTCGAGGAACTCCCCGAGGCCATCGATCACGTCAACACCTACGGCTCGAAACACACCGAGTCCATCGTGACCGAAAACGCCGACAGCGCGGCAAAATTCATGCAGTCCATCGACGCGTCGAGTGTCTTTCACAACGCCTCGACGCGCTTTGCGGACGGCTACCGCTACGGCCTCGGTGCGGAGGTCGGCATCAGCACGGGCAAGATCCACGCCCGCGGTCCCGTGGGGCTGGAGGGGCTCACGACGACGAAATACTACCTCGAAGGCGACGGCCAACTCGTCGCGACCTACGCTGGCGACAACCCACGGCCGTTCACCCACGAGGAGTTCGACGGCGAGTGGGTTCCCGGAACGCGCTCCCGGAACTGA
- a CDS encoding multicopper oxidase family protein, with the protein MSEQPSRTRRRLLQTLGAAGLGALAGCASLDGPSQDGDTPSITSKTPPADPADYEATVRAASGTVQPGGDLASETWVYNDQFPGPELRAKAGDVVAFELQNELPAETTIHWHGVPVANEMDGVPQVTQQPVAGGESFTYKFRAEPPGTYFYHSHVGLQLDRGLFGPLIIEESDPHVEYDREYTIVLDDYLTREPQPLFGEDSFGSGGMMGTQRPPYAGLLVNGRSAADPAVFDVREGERVRLRFINASSATLFQVQLGGHPMTVSHADGRPVDPVTVDGFQFGSGERYDTILEATNPGTWEIRATPLNGSEPPARAAITYDGVEPSSPVGPSQSNNLLSYGDLRARSPLSGVSGNPDRTFDLSLSPGGPSGQWLIDGQAYPEADPLQIRSGEHVRVRMTNQSPVPHPMHLHGHFFQVGDAVKDTVVVPGHMGQETFDFVADNPGDWLFHCHNLYHLEAGMARVIEYVD; encoded by the coding sequence ATGAGTGAACAGCCCTCGCGCACACGCAGACGACTCCTCCAGACACTCGGTGCAGCGGGGCTTGGGGCACTCGCGGGGTGTGCAAGCCTCGACGGGCCATCCCAGGACGGAGATACCCCTTCAATTACCTCCAAAACGCCGCCTGCAGACCCGGCAGATTACGAGGCCACCGTTCGTGCAGCGAGTGGAACGGTTCAGCCGGGTGGCGACCTCGCCTCGGAAACCTGGGTCTACAACGACCAGTTTCCGGGCCCGGAACTTCGGGCGAAAGCGGGGGACGTGGTCGCTTTCGAATTGCAAAACGAACTGCCGGCGGAGACGACGATCCACTGGCACGGCGTCCCCGTGGCCAACGAGATGGACGGCGTTCCGCAGGTCACACAACAGCCAGTTGCAGGCGGTGAGTCGTTCACCTACAAATTCCGGGCCGAGCCACCAGGGACGTACTTCTATCACAGCCACGTCGGCCTCCAACTCGACCGGGGACTCTTCGGGCCGCTCATCATCGAGGAGTCTGACCCGCACGTCGAATACGACCGGGAATACACGATCGTCCTCGATGACTACCTGACTCGCGAACCCCAACCGCTCTTCGGCGAAGACTCGTTTGGCTCCGGGGGGATGATGGGCACCCAGCGACCACCCTATGCCGGGTTGCTGGTCAACGGGCGATCGGCCGCCGATCCAGCGGTATTCGACGTTCGCGAGGGAGAGCGTGTCCGCCTTCGGTTCATCAACGCGAGCAGCGCCACACTCTTTCAGGTCCAACTGGGTGGCCACCCGATGACGGTATCACATGCCGATGGACGGCCCGTCGACCCAGTCACCGTCGACGGCTTTCAATTCGGCTCCGGCGAGCGATACGACACGATCCTTGAAGCGACGAATCCGGGAACCTGGGAGATTCGTGCCACGCCCCTCAATGGATCCGAACCGCCGGCACGAGCAGCGATCACGTACGACGGCGTCGAGCCGAGTTCGCCAGTTGGGCCGTCCCAAAGCAATAACCTGCTTTCCTACGGCGATCTCCGGGCCCGCTCGCCGCTTTCCGGTGTCAGTGGCAATCCGGATCGGACGTTCGACCTGTCGCTCTCGCCCGGCGGTCCATCCGGCCAGTGGTTGATCGACGGCCAGGCCTACCCGGAGGCGGATCCGCTTCAAATTCGGTCCGGCGAACACGTGCGGGTCCGGATGACCAATCAAAGCCCGGTCCCCCATCCGATGCATCTCCACGGGCACTTCTTCCAGGTGGGTGATGCAGTCAAAGACACCGTCGTCGTCCCCGGCCACATGGGCCAGGAGACGTTCGACTTCGTGGCCGACAATCCTGGTGACTGGCTGTTCCACTGTCACAACCTCTATCATCTCGAAGCAGGAATGGCCCGGGTCATAGAATACGTCGATTAA
- the proC gene encoding pyrroline-5-carboxylate reductase: MVHVSVIGCGHLGSAVIRGLARSGAHEITACDVSEAALAGVSEAADQTTTDLTTAAEAEVVVLAVKPGTVGTVLDELTLSSDQTLLSFAAAVPVEFLESRTQATVVRGMPNLAAETATMACAVTPTATDQVAAILSDLGEFVEIEEAQMDIATAVNGSGPAFVFYLIKALAAAGVESGLDEAEARVLAAQTFKGAAETVLQSEESLEALIDAVSSDGGTTIEGMEVLWDSDVDTVLGDAVRAAEDRSIEISREFQHD, from the coding sequence ATGGTCCATGTAAGTGTAATCGGTTGCGGGCACCTCGGCAGTGCCGTAATCAGGGGGCTGGCACGATCCGGGGCACACGAGATCACAGCGTGTGACGTGAGTGAGGCCGCACTCGCCGGCGTGAGCGAGGCGGCCGACCAAACGACCACGGATCTGACGACGGCCGCCGAGGCTGAAGTCGTCGTGCTGGCCGTCAAGCCGGGAACGGTCGGGACTGTGCTGGACGAGTTGACGCTCTCGTCCGATCAAACGTTGCTCTCCTTTGCGGCCGCGGTGCCGGTCGAATTCCTCGAATCACGAACCCAGGCCACGGTCGTTCGGGGAATGCCGAACCTGGCCGCCGAAACCGCGACGATGGCCTGTGCAGTCACGCCGACAGCAACCGACCAGGTGGCTGCGATCCTCTCAGATCTCGGCGAGTTCGTCGAGATCGAAGAGGCCCAGATGGACATCGCCACTGCCGTCAACGGCAGCGGCCCGGCCTTTGTCTTCTATCTGATCAAGGCTCTTGCAGCGGCCGGGGTCGAGAGTGGGCTTGACGAGGCCGAGGCCCGTGTGCTTGCGGCCCAGACGTTCAAAGGGGCCGCAGAGACCGTCCTCCAGTCCGAGGAAAGCCTGGAGGCACTCATCGACGCTGTCAGCTCGGATGGTGGCACGACCATCGAGGGCATGGAGGTCCTGTGGGACAGCGACGTAGACACCGTGCTCGGCGACGCCGTCAGGGCCGCCGAGGACCGTTCGATCGAGATTTCGAGGGAGTTTCAACATGACTGA
- the proB gene encoding glutamate 5-kinase, protein MTDRPNTELIEETRRLAAEADRVVVKAGTNSLTDEESNLDDEKLDKLVDDIMDLRERGKEVMLVSSGAIGAGKGRVDQPAETVEDMQAASTVGQSHLMRRYTESFERYDQKIAQILLTQEDLVDTDRFSNFRNSLETLLEWGVVPIINENDAIAIEEIKIGDNDMISSSVAVGVDADLLVTLTDVGGVYTGNPKEDPGAEKIEAVGENYAEVQQIVQHSSTAEFGGIRTKVQGAREANEHGIPAIIAESTEPDVLKKIASGTAVGTLFLPVNGKTSETVGETDE, encoded by the coding sequence ATGACTGACCGACCAAATACTGAACTGATCGAGGAGACCCGCCGGCTCGCTGCCGAGGCCGACCGCGTGGTGGTCAAAGCAGGGACGAACTCACTGACTGACGAGGAGTCGAATCTCGACGACGAGAAACTCGACAAACTCGTCGATGACATCATGGACCTCCGCGAGCGAGGCAAGGAGGTCATGCTCGTCTCGTCGGGGGCAATCGGGGCCGGCAAGGGGCGGGTCGATCAGCCGGCCGAAACCGTCGAGGACATGCAGGCGGCCTCGACCGTGGGCCAGAGCCACCTCATGCGCCGGTACACCGAGAGCTTCGAGCGCTACGACCAGAAGATCGCCCAGATCCTGCTGACCCAGGAGGACCTGGTCGATACGGACCGGTTCTCGAACTTCCGGAACAGTCTGGAGACGCTGCTGGAGTGGGGTGTCGTCCCAATCATCAACGAGAACGACGCCATCGCCATCGAGGAGATCAAGATCGGCGACAACGACATGATTTCGTCCTCGGTGGCAGTCGGGGTCGACGCGGATCTGCTGGTCACGCTGACCGACGTCGGCGGCGTGTATACGGGCAATCCAAAGGAGGACCCGGGGGCCGAGAAAATCGAGGCCGTCGGGGAAAACTACGCCGAGGTCCAGCAAATCGTCCAGCACAGTTCGACCGCCGAGTTCGGGGGCATCAGGACGAAGGTTCAGGGGGCTCGGGAGGCCAACGAACACGGCATTCCGGCCATCATCGCCGAGTCGACGGAGCCGGACGTCTTGAAGAAGATCGCGAGCGGAACGGCCGTCGGGACGCTGTTCCTCCCCGTAAACGGCAAGACCTCGGAAACAGTGGGTGAAACCGATGAGTGA
- a CDS encoding secondary thiamine-phosphate synthase enzyme YjbQ — translation MSAQSLTVETTQRLEVTDVTDQVRAAIPEGATGTVTVFSNHTTTGITVNEGEERLLNDFESALDSLVPDSGWEHDQIDANADSHIRAMLVGPSETIPVADGKLQLGTWQSVLLVECDGPRTRTIQVLSSE, via the coding sequence ATGAGTGCACAGTCCCTGACTGTGGAGACGACACAACGGCTCGAAGTCACAGACGTTACCGACCAGGTTCGGGCGGCAATTCCGGAAGGAGCGACCGGGACTGTGACCGTCTTCAGCAACCATACGACCACCGGAATCACGGTCAACGAAGGAGAGGAACGGCTTCTGAACGACTTCGAATCCGCGCTCGATTCACTCGTCCCGGACAGCGGCTGGGAGCACGATCAAATCGATGCCAACGCCGACAGCCACATCCGGGCCATGCTGGTTGGCCCGAGCGAAACGATTCCCGTCGCAGATGGCAAGTTGCAACTGGGAACCTGGCAGTCGGTCCTCCTCGTGGAATGTGACGGGCCGCGAACTCGCACGATCCAGGTCCTCAGCAGCGAGTGA
- a CDS encoding HalOD1 output domain-containing protein — translation MDNEGLAYRVIEAVAQKSGKSPESLSPPLYDVIDPDALDALMAHSSEDVRVSFKYNGYNVQVSGDGTVSVTSSDAMEPDPTASE, via the coding sequence ATGGACAACGAGGGATTGGCATATCGTGTAATCGAGGCGGTGGCCCAGAAATCGGGCAAATCCCCTGAGTCACTCTCACCGCCGCTTTACGACGTGATTGATCCGGATGCACTAGACGCACTCATGGCCCACTCCTCGGAGGACGTTCGTGTGAGCTTCAAGTACAACGGATACAACGTCCAGGTTAGTGGCGATGGGACCGTTTCGGTGACATCCTCAGACGCGATGGAGCCCGATCCAACAGCCAGCGAGTGA
- the thrC gene encoding threonine synthase, with amino-acid sequence MAMDHVEALECTVCGETYDPDAPIYTCPNHDGVTGILEVVYDYDLIDERFDADLDGHIESQWKYEAFLPVDEEAEIVTLGEGGTDLFEAPNLSAELGVETLVKDDGRNPTGCLKDRATSVAVTKAVHADQDVLTCASTGNAAASLAGYAARAGLEARIFVPEDAPAGKLAQPLVYGADVLAVEGSYDEAYDLSVAVTEAYGWYNRNAAINPFQVEGKRTVGHELAEQLHVRGEMADWVAFSMGDGCTIAGAWKGLKEFADLGYVEDTPKLLGVQATGAAAIHDAFHDLPEGEPVAETLADSIAVGRPRNTVKAVRALKESEGTAVRVSDQEILEAEVLLGSTEGIYTEPAGGTALAGVKAAIADGPIEPDETVVVVSTGFGLKDTESARRATGEVTRIEPSIEEVNALYRE; translated from the coding sequence ATGGCGATGGATCACGTCGAGGCCCTGGAGTGTACTGTCTGTGGGGAGACCTACGACCCGGACGCGCCGATCTACACCTGTCCGAACCACGATGGCGTCACCGGAATCCTCGAAGTCGTCTACGACTATGACCTGATCGACGAACGGTTCGATGCTGACCTCGACGGCCACATCGAGAGCCAGTGGAAGTACGAGGCTTTCCTCCCGGTCGACGAGGAGGCCGAGATCGTCACGCTCGGGGAGGGCGGAACCGACCTCTTCGAAGCCCCGAATCTGAGCGCCGAACTCGGGGTCGAGACGCTCGTCAAAGACGATGGACGAAATCCCACAGGCTGTCTCAAGGATCGGGCGACGAGCGTGGCTGTGACCAAAGCCGTCCATGCCGACCAGGACGTCCTCACCTGCGCCTCGACGGGGAACGCTGCCGCGTCGCTCGCGGGGTACGCCGCGAGAGCCGGCCTCGAGGCCCGGATCTTCGTCCCCGAAGACGCGCCGGCTGGCAAACTCGCCCAGCCGCTCGTCTACGGGGCCGACGTCCTCGCAGTCGAGGGTTCCTACGACGAGGCCTACGATCTCAGCGTCGCGGTCACCGAGGCCTACGGGTGGTACAACCGCAATGCTGCTATCAATCCCTTCCAGGTCGAGGGCAAACGAACGGTCGGTCACGAACTGGCCGAACAACTCCACGTTCGTGGAGAGATGGCCGATTGGGTCGCCTTCTCGATGGGCGATGGCTGTACCATTGCAGGCGCGTGGAAAGGGCTCAAAGAGTTCGCCGACCTGGGCTACGTCGAGGATACCCCGAAGCTGCTCGGTGTGCAGGCTACGGGAGCCGCTGCCATCCACGACGCGTTTCACGACCTGCCCGAGGGCGAACCCGTCGCGGAAACCCTCGCGGACAGCATCGCCGTTGGTCGCCCTCGGAACACGGTGAAAGCCGTCCGTGCGCTCAAGGAGAGTGAGGGCACGGCCGTCCGCGTCTCCGACCAGGAGATCCTCGAGGCCGAAGTGCTCCTTGGCAGCACTGAGGGGATCTACACCGAACCAGCAGGCGGAACTGCACTGGCGGGAGTCAAAGCCGCCATCGCGGACGGACCCATCGAACCGGACGAAACAGTTGTCGTCGTCTCGACTGGCTTCGGGCTGAAAGACACGGAGAGCGCGAGGCGTGCGACGGGTGAAGTCACACGGATCGAACCCAGCATCGAGGAGGTAAACGCCCTGTATCGCGAGTGA